The nucleotide window CCGCGAGAAGACCAGGAGCCTCCGGTGCAAGGTCCGGTCGTGCCGTATCCGCACCTCGCACGATCGCAGCAAGACGCAGGAGCGGTGCGGTCGCCAGGCCAAATTCCTGGATCATGACATCAAAGGTACAAAGGTCGCCGCGATGGCTCCAGAAGACGCTGTCGACGTCGAACGGCGCGCCGCCGAATCTTTCGGCCACCGCAGCGACTTCCGCCGGGGTGACGAACAGGATGATAGCGTCAGGATCGACGAACCGTCGGATCAACCACGGACACGCGATCCGGTCGATCTTCGGGCGTGCCCGGGTTACCCAAACGGTTCGGCCGTCGACGTTAGGCTTCTCGCTCTTTTCCGTCGGCACAAGCGGATGGCGTGCGTCGCGCCATGCCTCGAAACCGCCTTCGAGAATTTCGGCGGCAGTACCGTGCGCGCGCAGGAATGCCGCGACACCTTCGCTCAGTTTGTGGCCCTGTTGGCAGTATACGATGGCAGGGGCACGGACCGATCCGATCCAGTCAGCAAGGCGATCCGCATTCCGGCGTCGCGCTGAGGGAATCAGTCTCGGATCGGACTGGAAATCCGCATCGTTGCGAACGTCGATCAGCGTCGGGCATTTCGGCGTACCGATGAGCCGTGCCAGTTTTTCAGGAGAAATGGTGGTCGTCGAAGACATGATGCGCCCTCCCGTTTCAGGGTTTATGGACGCGATTCTTGGGCTGACGCCTCGTGGGGAGACCGCATGTCCCCATGGCTCAATTCCATTCCCTCTCACGAACCGATTGTCAAGACACCGCGACTGTCCGGAACGCGATCAGCACCAGTATCAGACCGGCCAGTCCTTCGATCACCCGGCTCACCCGGTTAAGCAGCAAGGGATGTGACGCGATCAAGGCCGCAAGCGCCTGACGGAAGAAGACGGTGGCAAGCGCGACAGTCGAAAGCGTCGTTGCGACGCCAAGCATCATCATGGCCGCGAAGGCCAGCCCAGCCTCGGTGACGCCGCGCTGCATCGAAAAGATCATGACGAACAGCGTGAGCGGACACGGGATCAGCCCGGCGACGATGCCGACCAGCAAGCCTTTGTTGTCACCATCACAGTGCCGGTGCCCACATATCGCGCGCCACAGCATCCATAGTCCGATGAGGCCCAGGAGACTGCGGCTGATATTTTCCATGGCGGGTGCGCGACCGACGCTGCCGAGTGCGATGGAAATGAGCGGCAGCGAGAACAGCGCGATGATCACAGCCATCAGGACATGGGTGAACGACAAGGTCAGCGAAACCGCCAGACCGCGTGCGACAGAGATCGTCGATCCGGCGAGATAGGTCGCCAGAACCGTCTTGCTGTGCCCCGGCGTCATCGCATGGACGGCGCCGAAGACGATCGCCATCGGCAGAAACGTCGCCAGGTCCAGCCATCCGCCGCCGGAAGCGAATGCCCGGATCGTGTCGGCAAAGGTCAGATAGATGTCCCGCTGGACGTCGATCAGGCTCTGGACGAGGAACGGCATGCTTTACGCTTTCCGATGCGGGCCGGATTGGCGCTCCTTCAAGGGCGCGCTTGTGGCCACGCATCGTGAAGATCGTCGATCACGAAGGCATGGGCGTGGCGTCGGTTGCCGGCATGCCCTCCTTGCGTCCAGTGCGGATGACTAGCCGGCAGGTTCGCATGGTCGTGTTCGACGATTTCAGGGTCGCCGGCAGGCCAAAGCATGGCCGAACAGGTTACGCCCGCGACTGCGATTGTCGCCAAGATCGTGGCCGTGGCTGGCAGTCCAAGGCTGGCGCCGGCCCATCCGGCAAGCGGATAGGTGATGAGCCAGCACGCATGGGACAGGGCGAATTGCGCGGCGAACAAGGCCGGACGATCTTCCGGATGGGACGAGCGCCTGAGCAGGCGGCCGGAAGGCGTCAGCGCGAGCGAAAAGCCAATGCCCATAAAGCCCCAAACCAGAAGCAGAAGGCCGTAAGAGTGGATGAACGCGGCGGCTCCTGTGGCGATCGTGATCACCGAGGCACCTGCAAGCATCACTGGACGATCGGCGAGACTGTCGAGCAGCCGGGGCAGCAACAACGCGACCGCCATGGATCCGCCGCCAAACGCTGCGAGCGCGCCCGCCGTCTCGCTCTGCCCAAGCCCGAAGATCGCCTGGACGTAGACGACGGTGTTGACGATGACGAATGCGCTGCCGCCGGCAACGGCCATGTTGATGGCCAGCAATCCGCGCAGGCGGGGAGTGGCGAGATAGATGCGGATGCCGCGCGTGGTGCGATCGTAGATGCCGCGAGGTTTGCTCGGCTTCGGGCTCGGAAGAAGGACCGTCAGCACGAGGGCTGCGGATGCAAGAAAGCCAACGACCGTGCCGGCAAAGAGATTGTGGAAGCTGATAATTGTGAGAAGAGCGGCGGCAATCATGGGGCTGACGAGACTTTCCAGATCATAGGCCAGCCTTGAGAGGGAAAGCGCTCGCGTATAATCCTTCTCGTCCGGCAGCACGTCTGGAATGGTCGCCTGAAACGTCGGCGTGAATGCAGCAGACGCCGACTGAAGCGCGAAGATCAGCACATAGACCTGCCAGACTTCCGAAACGAAGGGCAGCAGTAAGGCGACTGCCGCCCGGACGAGATCGAGCGCGACCAGGGTTGTCCGGCGGGGCAACCGCTCGGCAAAGGCAGCAGCGATCGGCGCGACGCCGACATAGGCCACCATCTTGATGGCAAGCGCGGTCCCAAGCACGGCGCCCGCGTTATCGCCGGCCAGATCGAAGGCAAGCAGGCCG belongs to Rhizobium sp. EC-SD404 and includes:
- a CDS encoding chromate resistance protein ChrB domain-containing protein; protein product: MSSTTTISPEKLARLIGTPKCPTLIDVRNDADFQSDPRLIPSARRRNADRLADWIGSVRAPAIVYCQQGHKLSEGVAAFLRAHGTAAEILEGGFEAWRDARHPLVPTEKSEKPNVDGRTVWVTRARPKIDRIACPWLIRRFVDPDAIILFVTPAEVAAVAERFGGAPFDVDSVFWSHRGDLCTFDVMIQEFGLATAPLLRLAAIVRGADTARPDLAPEAPGLLAASLGLSRMYADDLEQLDAGMLLYDAFYRWCRDATGETHNWPHTKPGA
- a CDS encoding MFS transporter; this encodes MIAVLKNRTYRHLFLAQILALLGTGLATVGLGLLAFDLAGDNAGAVLGTALAIKMVAYVGVAPIAAAFAERLPRRTTLVALDLVRAAVALLLPFVSEVWQVYVLIFALQSASAAFTPTFQATIPDVLPDEKDYTRALSLSRLAYDLESLVSPMIAAALLTIISFHNLFAGTVVGFLASAALVLTVLLPSPKPSKPRGIYDRTTRGIRIYLATPRLRGLLAINMAVAGGSAFVIVNTVVYVQAIFGLGQSETAGALAAFGGGSMAVALLLPRLLDSLADRPVMLAGASVITIATGAAAFIHSYGLLLLVWGFMGIGFSLALTPSGRLLRRSSHPEDRPALFAAQFALSHACWLITYPLAGWAGASLGLPATATILATIAVAGVTCSAMLWPAGDPEIVEHDHANLPASHPHWTQGGHAGNRRHAHAFVIDDLHDAWPQARP
- a CDS encoding ABC transporter permease; translated protein: MPFLVQSLIDVQRDIYLTFADTIRAFASGGGWLDLATFLPMAIVFGAVHAMTPGHSKTVLATYLAGSTISVARGLAVSLTLSFTHVLMAVIIALFSLPLISIALGSVGRAPAMENISRSLLGLIGLWMLWRAICGHRHCDGDNKGLLVGIVAGLIPCPLTLFVMIFSMQRGVTEAGLAFAAMMMLGVATTLSTVALATVFFRQALAALIASHPLLLNRVSRVIEGLAGLILVLIAFRTVAVS